AGAAGCACGTGCTATGCACgtgaatattaattatttaataaaaattaaaatttgttttttctttaaaattaatttgaatcattttttttatttatattgtgtTTGTAAAATAAGATTCACAAAACACGCATTTAGTAAAAcatattttttctatttttagtTTAGTATAAATAGTTCATTTAATTCTTCCTTTGGATACAATTTTGGAAGCTCATTTCTCGCTGTAAGCCGAACAATGAAACCTCTCCATTTTCTGAGAAAAGTTCTTATGAGTCTTAACATATTGGTTTAGTCTTTTGTCATATTagacgaataaattaattaagaacttaTATAGTCAAACTCTCCAAATTTTTCTAAGAGCttcatattttatgaaaaattaaaagaataaaaaatttaaatgtagTATAAAGATCAATTATTTGATAAATTTAATATAGGAATTACATTTTATTATTGAAATGATATAAATTACTACAATCAATGTATGTTGTAATGAAAATAGCATTTGTTAcaattttacaaatatatccTTACATGATTTTttgaattcataataaaaagaagACATTTGTGTCTTTTCACAATTGGAAAACAAATGAGTgatccacacttttataggtataGGTATATAAACTTGAGAGTACAACTTTTGACCATGTATATTAATAGTTGTAACACGGCTTATGGGTAGATGAGATCCTACCTATGTGAGCACTACTctcacttcatttcaacgggTAAGATCTTGCCGCACATACAATTTCAACAAAAAAAGTGGGTCCTATATATGCATGGTTAAATCTTGACCATTCACCCTATCATGGGGGCAATGCTCACAtgggtaggatgaaataaactcgGCTTATGAAGGCCTGATGGTGACTAGCAAAAGGTTTCCTCAGTCTGTTCCTCTCCCTGTGAGTCAGTTATCCAGTTCTTGGTGCTTTATTCATTTCTGTTATCGATGTTTGTAATTTGGAGTCTTGTTAATTAATAAACCAAATAACTCTTCATACCAGAAAATGGTCGATTTTCTTGTTGATATATGGGACCAAGAAGGGTTATATGATTGAGGAAGCTCATGTTTTGAGATGGATTATTTCTAGACTGGTATTTTCTGTAAGTTTGACCTTGCAACACGGTCCAATGTACATTTTGAAATAGAAAGAGGGGCTTTGAAATGTTGGGAAATCGAGTAGTTTCAAGTGCCATCATATTGCAATTGTGTTGTGCCATGATATTGTGGTTTTAAGTTGTACCATATATACCACACTGGGTCTGAATCTGTTACCTAATATGGTGAAAGCTTTGGGAATTCTCTAATTTATTATAGTGTTCGATGGATTATGGATACTACGTACCATTCTCCTGATCTCCTCTAAATCCTCCTCTTGCTGGTAAAAATGTCGAACTCTGAATCACAGGCCTTCAAAAGGATCCAGCTTGGAATTATGCAAAATTAGTACACCCGTAGAAGGCCAAATAAATCGAAGTGCGATTTTCTGTGGGAAAATAAGTATGATAATGGCAAACCAAGCGAGAACTTCTGTTGATGTGAACCATTCTCTACCGTTGGTGCCACTGGTGAATTAAAATAGAATCCGAATTTGCCCTCCTTATGCACTGTTATATTCCTTCTTTTTTTTCAtgataattaattaagttaagcaAACGAGGGTATTtctttcaaaaaatatatatatattagtcaatgataattgataaataaattattaattttttgctAAATGAGTTTTTATTTATATGAGGAATTGGtgaaaaaatttagaaaatatagAATTTTGATATGCTGTTTATATATCATACACACTTATATGAGCATCAATGAGGCGTTCTTCACCTATTTGATATACAATTTATCTATGTTTCATCTTATTCAATAGGTTGGTAACACTTAATCGGTGCTCACGTTATAAGTCTATGCGATAGTTGTGCAGTTTATCAACACTGATGCCCCCAAGAGAACCCGGGCCCGGGTATGGACCCTGACCCGGAAGGTTCTCGAACTCGAGCAAGATCAGAACGGGGAAAAGATATTGAAGTACAATTACCTTCAGTGACCTGGTGGGAAGGACGCCCGGGGAGTAATCAGCTAATATCCGGGGTAAAAACTTCCCGGCTCAAGAAACACCTCAGAGGCACTCGGGTGGAAAACACCCGAGAAAAAGACGCATTCTCTCCTTGATCACCACGTCTTCCTGACATCGCGGAGCCTATTTTACCCCATTCCATGACCAGGTCAACTCTTAGTACGTGTCCCACTACTTGACAACGTGGCCCATGACCCCGAATCATGGACCACTATCCGAATTCGGCGGGTAAGTCATCTACCTGCCTCATCTATAAAGACCCCCCCGTAAGTACTACAGAGGGGGTAACTCTTTTTGGAATACTCACAAGCACTCACAAATATTCTTACTCCCTCTAAGTTTTCCTTTGCGTACattactgacttgagcgtcggagtggataCGCCGGAACAACTTCCGGCGTTGCATGGACTATCATGAAGGCTGGTGATTGTAAGACCCAAAAGAGGTCGGTCCATGAGCCTTAGAGTAAAGGttggaaaaatatttattaacacGCATATTTTGGTTTAATTCTGTCTTAAACCAAAATTACGGAAGCAAACATGTCGATATAATTTGATTTGTTCatagttttatataaaaattaatcatatttccaaaatatATTCAAATCAACTTGATTGAGTGACATATATATAGACTTACATATGTTTTTATACAAATTAAGAGAATATTAGAAAAGTAAATTTTCTATTTTACTTTTATTTAATGAGTGTGTTAATAATGGCCCCTCTCATTCAATAACTCGATTTTCCACTGCGCTTGGACACTGTTGGTTTGAAATGTTTGATGCCACTATTATTCCAAAAGTTGTCCCATTTTATCTTTGTATGCAGAAAATTATATCAGTATACTTGCTATTCGATACCTGAGACTGGAAAATTGGTCCCTTGATAGCTGTGTGGCAGAAGGGTTATATGATCGttgttctcatattttcgaAGCTTTACTTTGTTGTCTCATACATTCAAACTTGTTATCATCGTTGTTTCTGCAGTTTTCTTTATGCTTAGTTTCTTACACAGGTCTTATGCTCTGGAACCAAAGCAGGCTTCTGTGGGTCGGCACTCAAAAGTCTCAGCACCAAGGAAAAGTTAGGGAGGCAGTATTGAGGTCCATAATTATGCATGCATCCTTCTGTCTTGAGCTGTATATATGGATGAATAGCAAACCTGATGTCAAAAAATATGGTGGATCAACTTCTTGGCATTGTGATTCTAATTTGTGGTAAATGTTGgtttattatattataacttATCCTTCGTGTTAAGAGTTTTGTTGATTTTTTCACACATTTTAATGTACTAGCATAAAAGCACGTGCATCCGCACGTGAACCCAAATtctaaataactaaaaataaattaataataaaaatatttttaatctttACATAACGTGATCAAATCCATCGAACAATATTTCGTTCGGAAAAAATAGATCAAAACAAATTATAAGAATTTGAAATAATGATTTACAGACGAAGTCTTAAATTGAACTAACATAACAATACAAATACAATGATATGAAAGGATTTAAATTGATTAAGCAATATAAGAgtgtaaatataattatatgaatatattttatttaattaagcaatataagagtggaagaaaacattttagTATATGATGTTGATATTTATCTACTCATTACATCAATTAATAGATAAATATGTTCCTAAAATGTAAAAAATTCATCTTGAAAATCTAAAATAGTACTTACTTATAATTTTAGAATAACTAAGAATATATGACAACAATTTTTCATTTTAAGTTATATTCTAAACTATAACCACATAAATAtcgtaaattcgaaatatttcaAAAACCTACATTTTGGTAgtcaataaattatataaaaaataataaaacatttCATTAGCTAAAGAAAGCATATGGATACAAATtgtattttgagaaaaataataatatatttaaacacAAGAATTGAAATTAAAGTAAATAAATACTTTATTCACCTCTTCTAAGGATGACAATGGGGCGGGGCGGGGCGGGGCGGGGCGGGGCGAGTTCGGAGTTTGGGATAGTAAGCTCATATCCTCACCGAACTACTTTagagattttaaaaaataccCGATCCCGAACCCcaacccgaaaaaatcggggatcTCATCCCCGTTTCAGGTTTTCCCCGCAGGGTCCCAAACCCGTGGAAAAAGTTGTCATCTCTAACCCCTTCTATGTCCTAGATATATTTACTTAAAGCAGTAAACTAAGAAAACTTCATTTCCAACAATTTTATTAAATGGAGATTCATTTCCTTAAATTAATAATTGAAATATCACTATTCTATCtcagaaaagagaaaaaaatgaCACCTCTCTAAATTAATCTTTAGTGTCATGTATCATCATAATCATTGTcctatcattttttttaaaattacatttGCTAAGATTCGAAGCTATTAACAGAAAATTTGATTCCTATTTGATTTGTCATTTTCCTCTTCTCGCTTGAACAAGTCCTGAAATCTCCATTCTATTTTCTGCACATATTTGCATCTGCACGAATATCTAGTTCCCGGCTAGATATGTTGGTCATAATGTCTAGCACTGTGATCACAGAACCAATAATCCCaaatttcttgatttttcaTTAGATTCTTTTAAACCTGCctattaattatatcaaatgtATTTAAATCTTTGGAATAATTTGACAAGTCTTTTCAAATTTCCCTTTCATTTCTATGTAATTAATTTGATATTTAAGTCTCTTAAAGAAGTCATGAACATACAATAtattaagaatttaacatcataCACACTAACACAcacatttatataaaataaattatttaagaaAACCAACGAAAGGAAAATAATGATGATAGTAATGAACAGTGTGGTGACATCTTATTTCAATTTTTCAAATATGTTATTATTAAACTTTATATtatcatattattttatatttatcatGTTATTCTACTATTGGACATatagttaatattttttatacatCTTCTTGTAatactataatttatttattacttaattataGATTGCacttaaaatataattacaaaattttaataaaatcattaaaaaatatagaaagaaaattaaaagaataaaacatttaaatgtagCATAAAGATCTATTATTTGATAAATTAATATAGGAGTTACATTTTATTATTGAAATTGTATAAATTACTACAATCAATGTATGTTGTAATGATAATTTATTAGCATTTTTGTATGTTGTAATGATAATTTATTAGCATTTGTTAcaattttacatatatatatatatttgttgaaGTTTGCATGAAGGGTATTATAGACAATGCACAATTGAAAaacttttataggtatatagaCTTGCAAGAAGCACGTGCTATGCACgtgaatattaattatttaataaaaattaaaatttgttttttctttaaaattaatttgaatcattttttttatttatattgtgtTTGTAAAATAAGATTCACAAAACACGCATTTAGTAAAAcatattttttctatttttagtTTAGTATAAATAGTTCATTTAATTCTTCCTTTGGATACAATTTTGGAAGCTCATTTCTCGCTGTAAGCCGAACAATGAAACCTCTCCATTTTCTGAGAAAAGTTCTTATGAGTCTTAACATATTGGTTTAGTCTTTTGTCATATTagacgaataaattaattaagaacttaTATAGTCAAACTCTCCAAATTTTTCTAAGAGCttcatattttatgaaaaattaaaagaataaaaaatttaaatgtagTATAAAGATCAATTATTTGATAAATTTAATATAGGAATTACATTTTATTATTGAAATGATATAAATTACTACAATCAATGTATGTTGTAATGAAAATAGCATTTGTTAcaattttacaaatatatccTTACATGATTTTTTGAATTCATAATAAAAGAAGACATTTGTGTCTTTTCACAATTGGAAAACAAATGAGTgatccacacttttataggtataGGTATATAAACTTGAGAGTACAACTTTTGACCATGTATATTAATAGTTGTAACACGGCTTATGGGTAGATGAGATCCTACCTATGTGAGCACTACTctcacttcatttcaacgggTAAGATCTTGCCGCACATACAATTTCAACAAAAAAAGTGGGTCCTATATATGCATGGTTAAATCTTGACCATTCACCCTATCATGGGGGCAATGCTCACAtgggtaggatgaaataaactcgGCTTATGAAGGCCTGATGGTGACTAGCAAAAGGTTTCCTCAGTCTGTTCCTCTCCCTGTGAGTCAGTTATCCAGTTCTTGGTGCTTTATTCATTTCTGTTATCGATGTTTGTAATTTGGAGTCTTGTTAATTAATAAACCAAATAACTCTTCATACCAGAAAATGGTCGATTTTCTTGTTGATATATGGGACCAAGAAGGGTTATATGATTGAGGAAGCTCATGTTTTGAGATGGATTATTTCTAGACTGGTATTTTCTGTAAGTTTGACCTTGCAACACGGTCCAATGTACATTTTGAAATAGAAAGAGGGGCTTTGAAATGTTGGGAAATCGAGTAGTTTCAAGTGCCATCATATTGCAATTGTGTTGTGCCATGATATTGTGGTTTTAAGTTGTACCATATATACCACACTGGGTCTGAATCTGTTACCTAATATGGTGAAAGCTTTGGGAATTCTCTAATTTATTATAGTGTTCGATGGATTATGGATACTACGTACCATTCTCCTGATCTCCTCTAAATCCTCCTCTTGCTGGTAAAAATGTCGAACTCTGAATCACAGGCCTTCAAAAGGATCCAGCTTGGAATTATGCAAAATTAGTACACCCGTAGAAGGCCAAATAAATCGAAGTGCGATTTTCTGTGGGAAAATAAGTATGATAATGGCAAACCAAGCGAGAACTTCTGTTGATGTGAACCATTCTCTACCGTTGGTGCCACTGGTGAATTAAAATAGAATCCGAATTTGCCCTCCTTATGCACTGTTATATTCCTTCTTTTTTTTCAtgataattaattaagttaagcaAACGAGGGtatttctttcaaaaatatatatatattagtcaatgataattgataaataaattattaattttttgctAAATGAGTTTTTATTTATATGAGGAATTGGtgaaaaaatttagaaaatatagAATTTTGATATGCTGTTTATATATCATACACACTTATATGAGCATCAATGAGGCGTTCTTCACCTATTTGATATACAATTTATCTATGTTTCATCTTATTCAATAGGTTGGTAACACTTAATCGGTGCTCACGTTATAAGTCTATGCGATAGTTGTGCAGTTTATCAACACTGATGCCCCCAAGAGAACCCGGGCCCGGGTATGGACCCTGACCCGGAAGGTTCTCGAACTCGAGCAAGATCAGAACGGGGAAAAGATATTGAAGTACAATTACCTTCAGTGACCTGGTGGGAAGGACGCCCGGGGAGTAATCAGCTAATATCCGGGGTAAAAACTTCCCGGCTCAAGAAACACCTCAGAGGCACTCGGGTGGAAAACACCCGAGAAAAAGACGCATTCTCTCCTTGATCACCACGTCTTCCTGACATCGCGGAGCCTATTTTACCCCATTCCATGACCAGGTCAACTCTTAGTACGTGTCCCACTACTTGACAACGTGGCCCATGACCCCGAATCATGGACCACTATCCGAATTCGGCGGGTAAGTCATCTACCTGCCTCATCTATAAAGACCCCCCCGTAAGTACTACAGAGGGGGTAACTCTTTTTGGAATACTCACAAGCACTCACAAATATTCTTACTCCCTCTAAGTTTTCCTTTGCGTACattactgacttgagcgtcggagtggataCGCCGGAACAACTTCCGGCGCTTCCCTAACGTTCTGTGTTTTCAGGGTTATTACTCAAATCATCCCGGGCACTGTCCTCCAGGTGACAGGGAACTCAACCACCCCGGACCATCAGTAACTTGCAAGAACATCCGCACATATATCCAAACACTTGACTTGGCAAATCGCCCACCCGGCTATTACCCGATTTGCCCGGTTGACATCAAACACTAAAGATATAAATTTCCTATAAGtaatgaaaaattataaaaaaaaaaaaaaatatctattTTATTATTACCGTCAAATTCCAATTTTTACTCAATTAAATTTGACTTAAAATTCTAAAAGTGAACTATCATCATGTACTAATGCCATATTgtacaaataaaatatctataTCTCAAAATTAACTCTGAAGACCGTCTAACAAAAGGTTTTGGATTATAAATAACCACCAAAATCAATTATAAAGGGAATGGAGCACTAAGATCTATTAATATCCTGGCCttcttattatatttaaaaatatatataataattcacCAATCCCTTGACCGAGTTCTTAATACTTGAAGAAATGACGCGCTTATGTATAGGTAAGAAATGTtcgatataatatattttatagaaaaatttagttttaaaaaattgattcGAATTTTATttctataattaaaatttatgattGCAAATCAATTCTTGAATAATCAGACCATGTCATTGGAAAGGACCGAGTTTGGCAAATCCCAAAGAAACATGCACGATGAATTGTATTTGCTCAAATCTATCGAGGctggaataaaaataaattttatgaaaatggAATTACTAATTAATTTCACTTCATCGAAACATCATCCTTCTAGCCTGCATGCCTCAAAATTCATAAAGTGACTCAACTATTGTggaataataatgataattcaACCACAAACCGAAAGCAAAattctaataataatattattagtgTATTGACATATATCTCTTTAACAAAAGGCaaattgaaattattattttgttaattatcaagttaagtgatttttttttagttttaagAAAGAagaatttattataattgagtCTCGAATCTGAAAATTCGATCTAAATATGTTAGGTTAATGAATAATGAAGTGTGTTTTCGTAGTAgttaattatatatgtatgtatgtatatatatacacaaaagTGGGAAAAATCTTACAGACCACGCTGTCACCTGATCAAAGCAAATAGATACCAGGTTTTGCACAAGTGTCGGACTATGGTGCTGTGACCGGGACACCCGGTTCCCGGTATCGATTCATTGAACCATGCAAGAACTGAGAGAAAAGACATGCATTGATTTATCATGTATCTGATGACTCCACACCAAACCAAATATATGgcaatttatataataaataataataaggaAAACATTTTAATCGAAATATTTAAATTCATGCATGTTGGATTTATTCCCAATCATGTAGTTTAAATTCATGCATGTTGGATTTATTCCCAATCATATAAATGCTACATTTTATATTTCTGCCGTGAGAACAAAGCAAAACAGCTATGTTTTGTCGTCCTTTTCTCTACCTTTTTTCCCCTGCTGAGTTGGGGGTTCCTTGACGAAACCTTGGGTTTCTTTTTCTTCGAATGCTAATCTCTACTGAAATCTTGATCTGGATTTCGTTGATTCTTGTTAAAAGTTCTATCTTTTTTGCTCTTTTGGGGGTTTCTTGTGAAGAAAAAACATGCCTGCTCTTGTTAATTACAGGGGTGAGTGTTATCTTTAATGCTCTTTTAAGTTGTGATTTGGATGCTTTTCTTATTCATACAATTGGAAAAGTTGTGTCTTTGGATCTGTGTTTGTAAAATTGTTCTTCATAGTTGTGGTGTAATAATGTTTAGTCAATGGATTTTTCTTTTCGGTCATTGAGCAGAATCCCTTTAATTTCTTGAGGAATTTAGTGCTTGTGAAATTCTTTGCTCGGTTGGTCTATTATAATGATAATAATCTTCCGTTTCTGCTTATGTTTACAGTTAGGAACATGCTAAAATTCTTGAATTATATGGTTTTCTCCGTTTTTCCTTATGTGTAGTGGGATCTAATTTGCTGTTAAGATCTTTAGATGGATTTGGGATTTCCAAAATTGTGTTGAGAAAACTTCACCATGTTTCATGATTTGCAAACTAGTGTATAATTATGTTCCAATTATCATGTATGAAATTTATTATGCATATGTAGGATCTATAAATCACATAGAAATGAAAGAGCATAGTTTCTATATGGATTTACTACATTAAAGTTCATAGTTTTACTGGTTTTAGTGAAAGAAGCTGCAGGGCTTTGGATTGGACATATATCTGACTGTATCATCTCTGTATCAGGTGATGATGATTTCTACGCTGGGAGTACCTTTTGTTCCAGAGATTCTGGGTTTAAGTTCTCGTTTCATTCTAACGAGGAGATCTACTGTCCTTCTAGAAAACGGTCACGGGTTAGTGTGCCAGACATATTTGAAGGGAGACTATACGAGTATAAGAAACCATCCATTGACAAACTCCCTGATGAATGCTTACTTGAGATCTTCAGTCGCTTACCTGGGGGCCGAGAGAAAAGTGCCGCTGCTTGTGTTTCCAAGCATTGGCTGACACTTTTGAGCAGTGTACGAAGTTCTGATTTTTGCCGAATCAAAGCACCTAATGGACAGTTGGACACGATGAACATGGACAAAGCTTTAAACGAGGATCTTGACATAGAATGCGATGGATACCTCACAAGGTGCGTAGAAGGCAAGAAAGCTACAGATCTTAGGCTTTCGGCTATTGCTGTTGGTACTTCAAGCCATGGAGGACTTGGAAAACTTTCGATTAGAGGAAGCAAATCTCTATGGAAAGTCACTAACCTTGGTTTGTCGGCGATTGCTCGTGGCTGTCCTTCTCTCAGGGTGCTTTCATTGTGGAATCTTCCCTTCGTTAGTGATGAAGGGCTATTCGAAATCGCAAAGGAATGCCATTTGTTGGAGAAGCTAGATCTTTGTCAATGTCCTTTGATTTCAGACAGAGGGATAGTTGCAATTGCAGAGAGCTGTCCCAATTTAGCTGCAATAACGATTGAATCTTGCACAAAAGTCGGCAATGAGAGTCTACAGGCAATTGCTAAGTACTGTCCCAAGTTACAATCCATAGCCATCAAAGACTGCCCATTTGTTGGAGATCAGGGTATTGCTAGTGTCATTTCCTCAGGTTCTACTGTCTTGACGAAGGTGAAACTGCAGGGCCTGAATATCACCGACTACTCTATCGCTGTTGTAGGGCACTATGGAAAAGCTATCGCCAATCTTACTCTTAGTGGGCTTCAGAATGTGAGCCAGAAGGGATTTTGGGTAATGGGAAACGCTCAAGGTCTTCAAATGCTGTCATCTTTGGCGATAACTTTATGTCGAGGTGCAACAGATTTGAGTCTCGAAGCGATGGGAAAGGGCTGTAAAAACCTGAAACACTTGTGCCTTCGTAAGTGTTGCTTTTTGTCCGATGATGGTCTTGTAGCTTTCGCCAAAGCTGCTAATTCTCTTGAAAGCTTGCTATTGGAGGAGTGCAACAGGATTACTCAAAATGGGATTCTGAACTCTCTTTCAAGCTCCAACTCGAAACTAAAGTCCCTTTCCCTGGTTAAGTGCATGGGAATTAAAGATATATATCAAGAATCTGTGACCCTTTCTCCTTGTGAATCTCTTCGATCTTTGTCCATCCGCAGCTGTCCTGGATATGGAAGCCGTAGCTTGGCCATGGTTGGAAAGCTCTGTCCACAATTACATCATTTGGATCTCAGTGGACTTTGTGGAATCACAGACGCTGGTCTTCTACCACTTTTCGACTGTTGCCAGGCCAGCCTTGCTAAGGTTGATCTTAGCGAATGTGTGAACTTGACCGATGAagttatattttcttttgctcGATTTCATGGAAAAACACTCGAACTGCTAAATCTTGATGGTTGCCAAAAGGTTACTGATGCGAGCTTGGCAGCCCTTGCAGATAGCTGCCCTTTACTGAATGATCTTGATCTTTCGAAGTGTTCAATCTCAGATTTTGGTGTTTATGCTTTATCTTGTGGAGTGCAACAAAATTTACAGATCCTCTCGTTATCTGGTTGCTCTATGATATCAAACAAGAGCATGCCTGCTCTTGAAAAACTTGGAAGAACGCTAGTTGGACTAAATCTACAGCATTGCAATTCTATCAGCGGCAGCACCATTGAGTTACTTACGGAGAACTTGTGGAGATGCGACATCCTTTCATAAATTGAGAAAATCACAAGAAAATATCGTGCGAAAGAGGTTTTGAAAGGTCTGTATAAACGATAGAAGCCATTCTATCTGTAGTTTTTGCCCTCAATAATCAATATATTGGGGTATTCGGATAGCTCACTTGACAAGGTTGTTTTCCATGGAGACCAAAGGCGTATAGTTTTTCTTTAATACCCATTTTTCCAGGCTTCATTGTATTTGACAAGCCTGGTTCATCCTTTTTAGTCTCTCATGCAAGAGGCTACCTCTTTCGTTGCCATTGGTTTCCTGAGAATACAGACACCAAGTCTTGCTACTGGGCCTTCCCTGCATCGTGTTCCACTTCAGTTTCAAAAACCTCATGCTACTGCCTATTGCATGCTCTCAATAAAGCTTCCTCGAGTCTGCCTCTAGAACTGCCTCTAGAACTGTTGTATCATAGGAGTCATATGTATGTTCAGAGTTATCGTTCTGTTTCCTCTGGTGTCGACGTTCAGTAGTACTCTTCTTTGGGCAATTAATTATACAGATATTGGGTTCCTGTGACCTGAGATTTCGCCGTGGGAGCATAAGCTCATTTTGGTTTCCACGACAGATTTCTATGGTTTTTTAGTGGGATTATCGAGTCCTATTTGTGCAGGttcctttgtattttaattgtaccTTTGATTGTTGATACTGTCTTTGTATGATATAATAAAAGTGAGCGTGTGTTTGTGCAACTTGACTTTATGCTCCTTGAATTTTCATAATTCTATCCTACCCCGGCAGATTTACTCTCTGTCactaaataatatatacattaATACATATATAGCATTTAAAAATAGCTACAATAATTTTATTAGCGTTTATAAATAGGTAGAACATagaatttcttataataattaaattttaaaatattgatattttacatttcatatgattctaccacaaaaataagaataatagaaataaaaatctcaaacctcAA
The Primulina eburnea isolate SZY01 chromosome 5, ASM2296580v1, whole genome shotgun sequence genome window above contains:
- the LOC140832275 gene encoding EIN3-binding F-box protein 1-like, which gives rise to MPALVNYRGDDDFYAGSTFCSRDSGFKFSFHSNEEIYCPSRKRSRVSVPDIFEGRLYEYKKPSIDKLPDECLLEIFSRLPGGREKSAAACVSKHWLTLLSSVRSSDFCRIKAPNGQLDTMNMDKALNEDLDIECDGYLTRCVEGKKATDLRLSAIAVGTSSHGGLGKLSIRGSKSLWKVTNLGLSAIARGCPSLRVLSLWNLPFVSDEGLFEIAKECHLLEKLDLCQCPLISDRGIVAIAESCPNLAAITIESCTKVGNESLQAIAKYCPKLQSIAIKDCPFVGDQGIASVISSGSTVLTKVKLQGLNITDYSIAVVGHYGKAIANLTLSGLQNVSQKGFWVMGNAQGLQMLSSLAITLCRGATDLSLEAMGKGCKNLKHLCLRKCCFLSDDGLVAFAKAANSLESLLLEECNRITQNGILNSLSSSNSKLKSLSLVKCMGIKDIYQESVTLSPCESLRSLSIRSCPGYGSRSLAMVGKLCPQLHHLDLSGLCGITDAGLLPLFDCCQASLAKVDLSECVNLTDEVIFSFARFHGKTLELLNLDGCQKVTDASLAALADSCPLLNDLDLSKCSISDFGVYALSCGVQQNLQILSLSGCSMISNKSMPALEKLGRTLVGLNLQHCNSISGSTIELLTENLWRCDILS